ACACGATCATGAGTGGGTCCCCTCCAGACTGCCACCCAGTCATATTGTTGAGTCCATAGATGCTGCACTGATAAGGTCTACGTCCCTCAACACCCATGGGGCAGCTGGTCCCTCGGGGCTGGACGCCTATGCCTGGAGAAGGCTGTGTACATCATTCAAAACTGCTAGCCACTCTCTCTGTGAATCCCTAGCTCTCTCGGCCCGCCGCCTGTGTTCAGACTATGTCGACCCCTCCTGCGTATACCCCCTGCTGGCTAGCCGTCTCATAGCACTGGACAAGAACCCCGGGGTGAGACCGATAGGCATTGGTGAGACCCCAAGGAGAATCATCGCCAAGGCTGTTCTGTCCGTGACGAGGGGCGATATCCAGAACGCGGCAGGATCCGTTCAGCTGTGTGCAGGACAGACTGCAGGTGTCGAGGCAGCAGCCCATGCTGTTCAGAAATGTTTCCAACAAGATGAGACAGAGGCAGCCCTACTAGTCGATGCGAGCAATGCTTTTAACTCGCTAAATCGGAATGTAGCTCTTCACAACATCAGATTTCTCTGCCCTTCCATCTCCACCATGCTAATCAACACATACCGAGCTCCAACGGAGTTGTTCATAGACGGTGAGGTTATCTTCTCCAGGGAGGGGACTACGCAGGGAGATCCCCTGGCTATGCCAATGTATGCCATCGCAACCATCCCACTGATAAGGAGACTACCTGCCTCTGTCACACAGATGTGGTATGCTGATGACGCAGCTGCCCTGGGAACTGTTGGTGAGCTTCGCAACTGGTGGGACAACCTCACCAACCTAGGTCCTGGATTTGGCTACTTTGCAAATTCCACCAAGACATGGCTGATCACTAAAGACTACTGCCTCTCCAGAGCCACCGCTGCCTTCGCTGACACCAATGTCAATGTCACCAGCTCTGGACGACCATACCTGGGGGCCCCTCTGGGCTCTTCGGATTTTACAACAGCTTTTGTGCGTGAAAAGGTAGACTTATGGTCAAACGAGTTGAAAACACTGTCAGAGATAGCCACCACTCAGCCTCATGCCGCTTATGCCGCATTTACTCATGGATTCTACAGCAAATGGTCCCATCTATCCCGTATCGTGCCGAATCTGGGCAGTCAGTTTCAACCGCTGGAGAACATCCTACGCACTGTGTTCATTCCCACCATCACTGGAAGACCACCCCCTAATGACACAGATAGGGATATCTTTGCCCTGCCCACAAGATTCGGGGGTCTGGGCCTAAGCAACCCAGCAAAACAGTGTGATCTACAGTTCTCCGCTTCCCACTCCATTTCCAAGCCACTGATAGAGTCCATCCTGCTAAAAAATCCAGAATACTCCTTCGGGTGCATGGATGCCCAGCTGTCAGCCAAATCTGCCGTCAAACAGCTGCGCAGGGAACAATCCACCCTAGCAGCAGAAGAAATCAAGCAGCGTCTCACCCCTGCCAACACTAGGACGCTGGATCTCGCAAGCGAGAGAGGTGCCTCCAATTGGCTAACCTCACTACCGATCTCGGAGTTCGGCTTCAGTCTACACAAAGGTGCCTTTGTGGATGCCCTATGTCTACGCTATGGTTGGACGCCTGGAGGTACGCCAATACTCTGCGACTGTGGTGCCAACTTCTCGGTCGAGCACGTCCTCTCCTGCCCCCGTGGAGGATTTCCTTCGATCCGCCACAATGAAATCAGGGATATCACTGCCGACCTACTCACAGAAATCTGTCATGATGTCTCGGTGGAACCTGATCTCCAACCCCTGACTGGCGAAACCCTTGCTCACAGAACCGCCAATATATCGGATGGTGCCAGACTTGATGTCTCCATGAAGTGGTTCTGGGGAGGACGCCAAGAGAAGACATTCCTGGATGTCCGAGTGTTCAACCCACATGCTCCGTCAAACAAAAACTCTAGCATTGCAAACTGTTACAAAAAGCACGAAAATGAAAAAAAAAGAGCTTATGAGCAACAAATCCGAGATGTCGAACACTCAACCTTCACTCCAATAGTCCTTTCGGCCACAGGGGGCATGGCAAAACAGTCCACAACATTCTACAAGCGACTTGCCTCTCGTCTAGCTGAAAAATGGGAGCAGACATACTGCTCAACCCTGTACTGGCTACGTGCCCGCCTGTCTTTCTCTCTACTGAGATCTGCAATACAATGTATCCGTGGCGCCCGCTCATCTAGGGGCCACGCTGTGAAGTCCTCGCCAATTGATCTGATCAGCAGCGAGGCAAGCCTCCACTCCTAGCTACCTGGAGGAAAACTGGATATAATTTTTAACATTACAATTATTTTTCTTGACTTGCTCCCACTACTATCTTGTACATGCTTTGTTAAGTtttcataaaaaaaaaaaataaaaaaaaatatatatactacaatttacgattaccaagattcttggtaattctggcgcatgcgtaaacagtgtttaccaggccgcctttctcagcggcctggaatcgaggctaatactcTGAGAGCACATCCATTGGAGTGGTCCTACTAGCTAGCACGGTGCACTGGACACAATGGACCAACACTCTGACTCAGGGGAAAGGTGAGCGCTACCTTAATATTactagacaataataattgatgACTTATTAATTTTCAGTAGGACTTTTATGTATAGTTGAGATTGTTCATGCAATTCTTTAGTTATTTGAAAAGCCTATCATTAATTTGCACAGCTTACTGCATACTGCTACTGAATCTCAACAAGCTGAAATGGCTACAAACTCTCCTGCAATTCTGTGCACTTTGACCTCTGTGTTTGCTATCCCCCAGGTACAGGACACCTCAACATGACTCTGGTGTCACTCCAGTGTCGATCTGCTGTGTCAGTATGTACCGTTTCAGCTCAGGTGACAACtatctatactgtataatcatgATTAGGTGATAATGCCTCTCAATGTGTTGCCCCCCCCACGGGAGGTATGGGGAATTTGACTCTAATTTGACTCTTGAAGTGTTGTCCTCATACTGACTGGGGGATTAGACCTGGCCTTGCATATAGCCTTGCCTGGGTAAGACTCTCATAACCTGTTTTGATGTATGCAACTGCTTGAGGCTCAAACCCCGGCCAGTGTTGACTGGGGGTTTGGGGGATTTGAAGACAGAATCCTCCCCCACCATGGGGAAGCTTGACCTGGGGTATAGTCAACTCCTTCATGTTAGCCCGAcaaaacacatgctatggagactttggggcccattaacttggctgtattatagagggtggcctgctaacacaggtccaaacacatgctatggagactttgaggtccattaacctggctgtattatagagggtggcctgctaacacaggtccaaacacatgctatggagactttggggcccattaacctggctgtattatagagggtggcctgctaacacaggtccaaacacacgctatggagactttgaggtccattaacctggctgtattatagagggtggtctgctaataCAGGTCCAAagacatgctatggagactttggggcccattaacctggctgtattatagagggtgctTATTGATTATACATTGGTGACCTTGAGTGTTtaaattttatataattatacatgtccACACAGCGTTCCCTTGGTCCACTCCCTTCTCTGAAAAAAACTCGTCCTGTTGCTAAGAAACCAACCAGCCAATCAAAACCCTCCGTGACTATCACCCCTATCAACGCTACGAGGGCTATTGCCACAGCGGTTACCACGACAATCATTTCATCTCGAGATCGACCTCGCGGAAGAGGTAACGGGTCTAAGTCGCCGCGGCAACAACGAGTATCAAACCTGAAaccgtccaatcagaatgcaGGATTCTATAAGACAGTGGACTGTGGATGCTTTTGGTCATGTCCCGTTCACTCCACAAAGAATAGGATCAGAGACCAACCTGACCACAgtgatgagtgggtgtgggtgtgtgtgtgtgtgtgtgtgttgtgtgcgtgTAGTGTTTTCCTTAATAGACTTTCTACTAGCTACCTAGAACGTTTtacgagggttgatcaatttgctacaataaaattgcaaaacctaaaattattgctagtaaatacacacgatccttgccagaacgcaataacTAGATCGCAAAAGGTCAATTAATTTTCTCCTCCTTTGCAAAGGTTTGTCAccagcaaataattattctagtaatacggttcTTGCCTTATGTACAGAATGTTTATTGTGGTGACCCCTAGGCTGGGCAGAGGCTGACTCTGGGTCCCTTAttaaacctggctgtattatagagggtgataccatacacacacacacacacacacacacacccacacacacacacactcacccccacacacacccttatagacacacacctcacacacacacacacacacacacctcacagactGGCAGTCCATTTCCTACGGATGACTTTGGTAGCACTTCATTTGACGGACGTTCCTCtaccccgcccactcataaTACTGCTGACAATGCAAGACGAGATTTGTTTGGAGCACCCCCCTTTGGAGAGGGTTCAAAGGTTACGAAGACAATGACAACTGTAGATCAATTTGGAGCAGTTCCTTTTAGCtgaattttaatatttatTTTTCCGTGTGTTAtaagtgttgttttgtgtgtagtagGATCACATGACTCCACTATTGactgtgcatataattattataaatggatTTTTATGTTCAGTGCTTTTACTTCATATGCAATTGCAATATCTTGTTGATCAAAAATAGTGCAGTGCTTAATTAGCTTTGCTCAGAAAGCCCCGGCCGGAATGTGACACCTCTGAAAAAGGGGAGGATCTGagcaatgattatgtttaTAAACGGGGCGAAATTAGTGACAGAGCCAAAGGGTTGAGCAGTACGTTGTGTGTTCGAGAAAAAAGGGGCGAGTTTGACAGAGTTTGAACAAAGCTTCAATGGCTGAACAGGATTCaaagtgagtgaacatgtagactataattactactcatggtagcaccttgtgattgcatggagggaggctcATTCCATTAGCAGAGTCAGTGCTATGATCAGAGGTGGAACACTGTACAGcaaagtgacagctggaagtgtgcatggtgtcacttgtataaactatatacacatatcaaGTAATTCTCTGTATGACTGATCCCCCAACCATCTATTGTGTACAGTGCTCAAAAGAAGCTAGCCGAGAACTTATACGAGGCTGTAGGcaatgatgatgtcatcaaagtGCGGTCCCTATTGGGACAGGGGGCAGaccccaaccaccagctctactggagtgacgAGTGGGGAGATAAGCTGCCTCCATTACACAAGGCTTGTTATGAGGGCTACCTTGAGATTGTGAAGACACTAGTTACTCATGGAGCTCGTACTGATAAAGGTGGTGGGATGGACAACATGACTCCACTTCACTGTGCATGCTGGGGAGGTCATAACgaggtggtgcagtacttgaTCCAGGAGGTCGGatgtagcactggtaagtagtTGTTGCATGTGTATTAATTAAAATAATAACTATGTAGGTCTATAGCGAAAAAAATGTTTAGAGGTAAATTGTTCACGAATTTGCTCTTGCATTTGAGTAGTAAAACATTTGCCATTTGCGTACGTTAGTATATAGTATTACTTTTACGTATGATATTATGATACAGTAGAAATTATCGTGGCTTAATTGGTTGAAGTACACGAATATTTTGTTCCTCCTGCTGTCGCCACAATAATATCTGTGTTAGTGCTCGATCTGTTCCACAACAGATGTGAAGGATAAGTATAACTGGAATCCTCTTCACTGTGCTTGTGGGGGAGGAAGTAAAGACGTGGTACAGTATCTGGTGGAGGAGAGGAAGATGGATGTTGGTGAGATCATAGATAAAAAAGAGAGTGATTGGAAATAGAAGTCAATAACGTCTACTTTTGTGcaaggggtgtggcttaatTTGTAAACTATCCGTGCTGCCAGCCTTCCAACGCTGTAAAATAAATGTTATAGCTGTTAAAACAAATCTAGACCCTTCCAAACCCTCCCAAAGCTTTGATACAATATGCCCCTCGCTGGTAggcatcatacatgtatatactgtccGTAAATCTTGCCAGACACTACCCATTGTTCCAGCAGCCTCTATCAACAACATTCAAAGTTACCTCATTACCCATTCCCCTTGTTACTGCTCGTAGTGCTTAATTTGAAATGTCAAAAAACCTTTTTCGATTgttgtgaagtagctagaggtgtACAAAGTTATACCCTTATTTCTACACCCACTCTTGTTCAGGTGTAACTGACAAGGATGGCGAGACTCCTCTTGACTTTGCTACACAAATGGGTTGCACTGAAATTGCTGACTATCTCAAGTCTCTACCACAACAATGTAAGCTCACTAGGATCATGAGTACACAGTGTGGTCCAATACAGCTACTCTCTCTATACAGTTGCTGTGACTGGAGACACTGACTCCAGGAGTGACGAGAATGGACCACCACCGACAAAGAAACAAAAAGGTGACTTGCTATTATTAATAGAAAACCTGCACATGTACGTAACTAGCTCATTCCTCCTccagtgacctctgaccctctCTCCGGTCAACAGACACCCAGTGCTGGCAATGAACAACCAGAAACAACTGGTAGGAGACTCTATTATAGCCCAACAATGATCATGTGCCTACCCATCTACTGTAGAACCAAGACCACTTTTTACACTGTGTTATATGACCTCAGATACTCCAAATGGTTCCACACAACTTTCAAGGGTTGACCAAACCTCATCAAGTGAGTAATACCAGGCTAGGGCATACAGTGCATGGGGAGGAAAGTGGATTAATTTACCCCCGCCCCCATAATGTTAGGGATATCCCCCTGGCTCACATGTGTATTCAATTACTACCTTGTATGATTGAGTATGCAAAGACAGCGTATATAAAGCCGCCCATGCAGAATTCGATCACCTATAAGAACACCTAATTAAACAAAAATTGTCCGAGGGTACATGCCCTATTGTTTGTGTTATAGCTGAAGTCACGTATCATTCACTAGCCAATAATGCACAAATGTGCCAGTATGTATTCATTTGGTGTTTCTTAATTATTGTCAGCTGTGTCAACATTGCTGGTTGTGTTTGCAGACACTCCATTGACTGAGGAAGACTCTGATGCTCTAGAAAAGCTGCTCCTAGACAACAAAATCTCTTTGACTGGTGAAAGGACATATGAGACAGTTGAACACCACCTTCGTGAGCTCGGACACAGGGAACTAGCTGCCAACCTCAGAGGAAACCTGGACAAAGGTGGGTAGTAGTTAGTAAGAGCTGTGGGTAGTAGTAGGTGGGTTGCTGTATTGAAGTTATACTCACCTGTGTTGAATGTTGCATTGCATGAAGCCCCTCAAGATGAAAGGGGGAGCATAACAATTTTAGTACTGTAGATATGAGACCTTTTAAATGATATGTTTATAGTTGAATAGCACGATCGAGGGCATAACATAATAATCGGTCTTATATAGTCGTGGTAATAATGAGTTCATTCTTTTGCATTCCTTAgaattaatgatattcataactAATTTGATATCGAAAATAACCGCAATAAGTTGCAGTATCTGGATGCAGTTAATAGGTTGGTAATACACCACCGaccatgtgtgtgcatgtaccgGATATATGCTTGATTAGacgccgctctcaaatagtagcctcctttgctagcaaaatgaaacattttgTAGATTATTTAATATAGATATTGCATGTTGTGATACTTCCAACGAATATGTTACTGTATCGTTATACATTTTATGAGCTGCCTTACGTTGCTGTTCCATTTTTACGCCAGTGGTTCAATGACCGTTTTAAAAATGCAATGGGTAAATTATTCTGCATGTGACGGCTATAATGTAGTTTGGAGATTTCTTTTGTAACCCAAATCAGTTTGTCTCTAAGGTGGTGCCTTTATTATTACGCCTcaactgtttgtttgtctctACTTTAATACAGCAACCCACCTACTATATACAAGTGTTTTCTTTTCAGTTTAATAAGGGATAATTATCCTTCTTTCTTGCTTTCTTGAGGTCTTGGTATATAAAGCCACAAAAATATACTACAACGCAATGATACAATAGATgcgtgtacataattataagtctaCACTTTCTTCCCATTTTTTTGcagactgcttgttatagatactaTATACTTTATGTTCGATTATACAAAGCACATCTATAACACTCTATTGAGCGAAAACgtatcatggcgagaggcattagcacagcgcagcttgatCACTTGTTTCTTTACAGTATGTTAATTTTCTGTTTGAATCGTGTCACCAAGTAAATGACACTTCCCCTGCAGTTATCAAATGGCAGCGTCGATACCTCAATAGACTCATGACTCTAATGGTTGATAAAGAAACAATCGATATGTGCACTCTGAAACTATGTCTCGTTGGTCCGCCTCACGTTGGGAAAACAACCACACTCAATCGTCTACTGCAAGTGTACGAAAACATTCAATCAGCTGTAGACAAAGCGAAACATCCAAGCACTCTACTAGCTAACTGTATCCAAGTTATGGCGTTGATTAATAAAGATGAGTGGATATCTTCCAAGGATGTCGATGAAGTAGCCAAAATGATATTTGGTTATCTATGTGGCAATTTAACTCTCGATGAAATAGATATACCCAATGAAGAATCGACAAAGGCCACCCGATCTGAAGAAACAGTACCTTACAAAGTTCACACACAAACTGTACAACACGCCACACTTACCGACTCTGAGGATAAAGCCGCTGTAGCCCACAGCAACAAACTAGCACAGATTATTCTTCGACTGCAAAAGCTGATAAAGAGCGGAAACTACTCCCATATGGCCAAATGTCTTGGCAACACCTTGCTAAACATAAACGATGTCGGAGGCCAACCTGAATTCCTAGAAATACTACCAGCCCTGAGCAATGGTCCTGCCATGTATCTAGTGTTCTTGGATTTGAGCAAGGAACTTGACAAGCCCTACGATATTCCCTTCAGTCGAGACGGCAAAGTCATTACTCCTTATAAATCAATGCACACAGTGAAAACCGCAGtctctcaaatcctctcaTCCATTGCTAGTGTGCGTCACATGTCGGAAATTTCGAAGCCTCTCTTAAAAACTCCTCAGTTGAAGGAAAAATTTGAAGCTTTTTTCACTGTCCCTCCAGTGGCAGCCCTAATAGGTACCCACAAAGATAAGCTTGGTGGAGACTCAACAGATGATCCAGAAAAAGAAAGATTGACCAGAGACAAACTGCTGGAGATAAACGCAGCTTTGAAGCCAACAACCAAAACTTTCAAGAAAATTTTAGTTTTTCCCAAGCAAGAAAGTAGCACTTCTGATGACACCGCTGATAAAGATGCTTCTGACAGGATGTCCTTTTTTGCCCTAGATAACAATAAAGGCACAGAGAACGCTGAAATTTCTCCATTACGTGGCTTATTGAATAAACTATTTTACTCTCACTTCGGCAAAACCTCTCTTCCAATACCCAAAAATTGGCTTGTACTAGGAATTATTCTTCGAAAGGAATATCAAATTGTTACAGTAGAAGATTGTATCGAAATAGGCAAAAGGTTGGAGATGGATGAAGAAGAAACCACAATCTGTCTCCTCTACCTTCATAGTATAGGATCGATCCTGTACTATACGGATGTTCCCAATGATGATGATCCACGCTGGCTCCTCAAAGGTCACGTCATCTGCTTACCTCAAGTGATTTTCGATAGCATAAGCCAACTGATAATCGTTTCAATGCAGAATGTTCATGGTGGAGGCCTCGACACTGAGTTTGAGGTAGCAGAATTGATCATGAAAGGTCAGTTCTCTCTAGAGGCCATCGATAGACATTGCAAACTAGATGTTCAAGTTGCCAAAAATCTGGAAAAAAAATTTCTGATACCATCTGGACCGCTTGTAAAGCTTCTCAAGTACCTCAACCTTCTCTCTGAGATCACACACAAAGATGAAGATGGTGAACGAGTCACCTACCTCATGCCGGCTATATTGAACTGTGCTTCACAGGACAAGCTGACCAACCCACCTCAACCAGACACCAACAACCCAGAACCACTCCATATCACATTCAGCTTTGGTTACGTACCAACAGGAGTCTTCTGTGGGCTCATCACTCGACTAGTTTCCCAAGGCCCCCAGGGAATTCTCGGATTGATGTGGGAATTGGTGGAAGATGGCGTTAAACGAAATTATGTGGAATTTCTAGTTGCCAAATCAAACAAGATCACGTTGCTAGCACATGCTCGATGCTACGAAATTAGAGTTGTCCGCCGTCTTCATCAGGTCTCTATCCATGACCTTTGTACCTACGTTCTCTCGGTGATGCTCTACACGCTCAAAAGCCTTTACCCACAGTTGATTCCACaaattgcattccaatgtcCGTGCCCTGATCACCAGACGAGTGGAGGTATGGATAATCTGTGTGTCCTTGCTAAGGATTTCTGGGTCCAGTTTCTCTGTAGACACAAGCCAGTCACTCTCAGGAAACATCAGCAAGTGTGGCTGGGAAAGGTGGGCTGAATTTATAAACTAGAATTGTGTATTTTATAGCCTGTTGCTACCGTTAAGTTTTTAGTGATGATTATTGCTGATATGATTATTGGAGGAAGGtccgtgtgtgcatgtgtatactacTGCTATTACATGATTATTTTTACTATAGCTGTTCTTTATTCTGTTAAGGTAATcgttgtgtgtgcatgctttTATAATGCTTTtcccgtacatgtacagcacgtGTGTCTAGGAAGCAGGACAGAACTAGAGGTGCTAGAGTTTGCTGAGGATGGTTTCTCCTTCCACTGGACCAAAGAGGGCTCCAGACGTCAGATCAAGACAACTGATGATCAGCCCAACACTGTGAACTTCCAGAGTGTGAGAGAGGAGGACTTTGGTCACTACCAGTGTGAGGTGAAGGATGCAGCTGCTGGGAAAGTGCTCCTCACTTTCTACACAGCTCTCTACAAACACCAGTCAAGTCAGTTATCTAACCTCAAGTATCCCCGTTTTGTCCTTGATCCCATTTTCTACTTATTATAtaaccagtgtacacacagtgtttaCTTCCTCTGCCCCACAATCACAACAGAACTCTTACAAATGCCCAATTCATTTACCATAATTAGTGTGAAGCTTTTATTTGCTAGGAGCCACTTGTGTCAGTGTGTGCATTAcataactaccgtatagcgggtaaatttcaaggggtaaaatattcgttatttccgtgggcaagctgacctccacccTATGAAAACAGTTTACCGGAATGCATGAAATGCAGTAATTTACTCAATAAAGTCAGCCGACATTTTTACGGACGAAAATCACTGTTTTCGATTTGTCAATGAATggatttttaccccacgaataTTACCCAATATCTATCATCTATGAAAGCCTTCAGTCCTATCCATTCCTGTTGTGTTGCTTGCATCATTGAATAATGGTATGTGCAATTTCAGAATAGTTTGTTGTATGCAGCTTGTCACATACTTTCTAACCCCAAGATGGCTTGTATAATAAGATGCATGCACACGTCATTTTTTTTATGTTACAATATTTTCCTTATAGTGTCTAAGCATTCTATTATTGAATACTATACTTGTGTACAGGATCATTATCGGAGAAGGATACCAGCAATGGAGACCAGCCGATTGTTCTGACTGGAGCGGATATTAATACAATTTGTGAGAGTCTGAAAACATCCACCTGTAATTGGTTTAATTTGGGACTGGCTCTCGAAGTAAACTATCACGATTTGAAAAATATCGAAAGTCGATACCAAGATAATGATCGCCGCCTAATGGAGATGGTAGCCAAGCGTTTTGAAGTCACTGATCCAGAGCATCcgatgacatggccttacatatgTGAATGTCTAAGGAGGCCTACTGTTAAGCGTAACGATGTAGCCGAGGAAATTGAAGACAAGTATGTGAGGACAGCAACTGCACATAGTGCCACCAATTGATCATGAGAACCtgacaaggtacgtgtgtttgTAATCTGATTGTAGTCTAATCTGATGTTTTGTTCTCTATATAGCTTTGGTTGATTGTGCTGTGCTCATACTTTCATACAGATACTGGAGTTACTTGAAAGGGACGAATAAAGATGTCAAGTAATTAAAGAAGCATGCAAgaatgtcaagtaaagaactgactctgtgttgactataagtactgactattataatgcTCTGTGCTCTCAGTCGAATCGCAATGGTTCCAACGCATGCTCCTACGTGGAGTTTTATTTtctcatgaatatattaatgagcTATTCGCAATTGCTTGCGCAAAAGTAGCATTTTTTTATAACTCTCTTCCCTTTGCAGTTTGTTTCCTGCTTCCTGCACCAATCGATTACACATGGCAGGAACTAAATATAGCCACAAAGCAGCCACGTGGCTTTGCTTAGAAActtcaacacaaacaaatttAGACAAATTTACATGCCACAGCAAACTGAACTGACAAATTGTTGCAAAAGTATGAGATGAATTTGAACATGTTCAGTGCTATCTTATAGGATTGATGAACATTTATATGTAATTGTTTTTCGTGTCGATCCATTGAGAGTCGAGAAATGCATCGTTGAAAATGCTGTAtaaaaaaccacaaaatagTACTAGTTGGAGAGATGTGAGCACACAATAAGCCACATTTTGTGTATTACATCCAACAGATGTCCTCCTCAATACATTCTAAGCATCGTCCAAATCAGTCGTACTTGTATTCTGTGTGGTACGAAAAATATGCTATTATTACAggtcaaaaatttttttaatCAGGAATTGCCTGAACAGACAACTGTATATGCTTACCCCACTGTAGAGAAGCTCAGCTAACCTACCCAGCTTATTTAGTATACCTAGCAAGTGGTAATGTTACTCATAAATTATTCCTGAACATCCAACATTAACGAGCAACAGGTTAATTAATCTCACCGTTATTTGCCACGTAATAGTGAGTTTTTAAGCATTTCTAAATGTTAGCAGCAGTGGGATACAGCCATTATTACTGTGGCTGTGGACCAGGGTGTACTTCTGGTCCATTTGCAGAGAGATTGCTGAAACGAAAGAGCCGGAAATTGAATTGGACTCAAGACAGCGAAGACCAGTGACAGTGACAAGGAGAATATAGAGACAAAAGTCATCACTGGCCTGGAGTAAAAGACGAATTGATAGATATGCAAACATGACTGAACAtttaaccatagatagtgTTTTAACTAAGTCTTTGTATTGTTTACACACTATTTATGATATATTCACATGTAGTGCCATCTACAAAAGTCAACTGACAAATTGTTGCAAAGAGAATACACTTACAAAACTCTGCATACACTTAGCTTAATAACATTGGAACAGACTTATATAGTTAGAAGTTGTGTCCCAC
This is a stretch of genomic DNA from Halichondria panicea chromosome 1, odHalPani1.1, whole genome shotgun sequence. It encodes these proteins:
- the LOC135342642 gene encoding uncharacterized protein LOC135342642 translates to MLINTYRAPTELFIDGEVIFSREGTTQGDPLAMPMYAIATIPLIRRLPASVTQMWYADDAAALGTVGELRNWWDNLTNLGPGFGYFANSTKTWLITKDYCLSRATAAFADTNVNVTSSGRPYLGAPLGSSDFTTAFVREKVDLWSNELKTLSEIATTQPHAAYAAFTHGFYSKWSHLSRIVPNLGSQFQPLENILRTVFIPTITGRPPPNDTDRDIFALPTRFGGLGLSNPAKQCDLQFSASHSISKPLIESILLKNPEYSFGCMDAQLSAKSAVKQLRREQSTLAAEEIKQRLTPANTRTLDLASERGASNWLTSLPISEFGFSLHKGAFVDALCLRYGWTPGGTPILCDCGANFSVEHVLSCPRGGFPSIRHNEIRDITADLLTEICHDVSVEPDLQPLTGETLAHRTANISDGARLDVSMKWFWGGRQEKTFLDVRVFNPHAPSNKNSSIANCYKKHENEKKRAYEQQIRDVEHSTFTPIVLSATGGMAKQSTTFYKRLASRLAEKWEQTYCSTLYWLRARLSFSLLRSAIQCIRGARSSRGHAVKSSPIDLISSEASLHS